cttcagtaatcaaaatacttttttaatgtagcCTAAGATTAATCTAATTAccaataatacaaattttaactgtagtggaatacagttcattatatttttaaatacgtaatcaagttacatgtattccgttactccccaaccctgtttatatatgtatgtatgtatgtgtgtatgtacagtatgtgtgtgtgtgtgtgtgtgtgtgtgtgcgcgcgcgtgcgtagtgtgtatgtgcgtgcgtgtgtgtgtgtgtgtgtgtgcgtgcttgtgcgcgcgtgcgtgcgtgagtgtgtgtgtatatggatTAATTGCGAAAAATAGGCACAATGTATACTGGTTTTAGATATGTATTTTGTTGGTTGACACACGGCATCACTTGAGTAAATGACATATGATTGTTCTGGTAGGCTACTCTGCTCTATCTACCCTACTAACTATATTTAATGCTATAGTTGTATTGTATTGATAGACTGCAGATTTGTCTATGTGTTACAAATGTGTCAATTATTTAAGCAAATAGTCCGTGAAATCAGAAAAATTTAAACTGTTGGGTACTTTGTGAGGGATGATTTAAATACTCGGTACCTAGCCTAGGCCCTACTACAGACGGCAGGGGGCGCGATATGCCAACAATAGCCACAATGTAGCTCAGAAACTGATAAAATCATCCAATCAATTTTGTGATATTGTTTCTAAACTCCTAGTTTTAAAATATGAAGTATGTTAGGATATAATTCTCAGCATTAAAGAACCCACGATCAACCGCTATACCCTGTTTTCACCCTCTCTAAAACAGATGCTCACACCGAGTTCATTTTTAAACGACCGCGTGTCTAAAATGATTGTGTTCCTAACGTGTTCCAGGACTGATTTACTGATACAACCTCCTTGACGCACCCTGGTTTATGTACCAATACCTCCCTTTGCCACGAAAAGTCGAGAACACGATAACCTGTGCATGCTTCTAAAGGGGTTGTATTTTGCTTTTCACATGAAATGCGGGCGGAGTTTCTCCAGTGTGAGAGCTCAGTAGAGCTGCTGCAGGGCCACTGCTGGGACTCCATTCATTACTTCACATTCACTTCTAACCAGCACTGTGTGAGAAGACACGTTTGTGCAATGCCCAAGAAAAGATATTTGATCGCTTTAATTCAAGGCCATTCAGTGGTCGAGAGAGACTGAACAACTGTATTTTGGGTGGTTTGTGAGAGGAATGCTTATGTGTTTATATACAGGAACGGATCTCAATAATACGGGTAACAGACGCGATACAATGATCGTTTCATCAAATACATTCTGAATTGCGTCTAATCGCTGGTGCTGAGGATACTGCATCGGTTTTCCCCCAGCTAGCAAGGAGAAACGGGGTCAAAATGGGAAACAATTTCTCCAACATATCCTCGTTTCAGTCTCTCCATATAGTGATGCTCGGCTTGGACTCCGCAGGAAAGACCACTGTTCtctacagactgaaatttaacGAGTTTGTCAACACCGTGCCCACAATAGGATTCAACACGGAAAAGATCAAGCTGAGTAACGGCACAGCCAAAGGAATAAGTTGTCATTTTTGGGACGTTGGTGGTCAGGAGAAACTCCGGCCATTGTGGAAATCTTACAGTAGGTGCACGGATGGTATTATTTATGTCGTGGACTCGGTAGACGTGGATCGATTGGAAGAAGCAAAGACAGAGCTGCATAAAGTTACCAAATTCGCTGAAAACCAAGGAACGCCACTGTTAGTCATTGCCAATAAACAGGACCTGCCCAAATCTCTGCCTGTGGCGGATATAGAGAAGCAACTGGCACTCCAGGAGCTCACGCCTGCCACTACATACCACATCCAACCAGCCTGTGCCATCATTGGCGAGGGGCTTCATGAGGGCATGGACAAACTGTACGAAATGATAGTCAAACGACGAAAGACcatcaaacaaaaaaagaagcgATAACCAAGTACTGGTTGTAAAAGCCTGAACATGCCTTTTCCATTGCTGATGCCCACTAAGTTTGCCAATGCAATGATGCACTGTTGACATTCATTTGGATGGTTATTTGTTCTCAAGCTGGATTTATATCAGACATTTCTGATGATGTTACGTTTGTGAAAATTTTGCATGTGAACTTGATGGCGTATGTGATTTTAACAGCGAACCAAAATAATGGATTTGTTCAATTAAAGGGCTGGTCCCGGTTAAGATGCCATTAATACGCATGGCCTGGTCAACAGTTTGAAGGAGCTCTCTTCCTAAGCACTGTGAAAAACCCTGTAACATTGTGTCATGGAGTGCTTGATATCTTTCAATGACTTTTATTGAACATAGAATCTTCTGAAGTTCTGAAGAACATTTTATGGAGAACTGTAGCTTCATAATCCCAGAATAAATTTGGGTTTTCAGGATCTTCAAAACTGTAACTTCACAGGCCTGAGTGAGTATTGGGCCTCATGAAGATGTCTAGACTTACGGAAACTATGAAGAAGACAAGTGACGGACATGGCATCACCTGCAACACGGTCCACCTCAAAGCACTTTTTTTCTTACCAAGATATTAGTGTACAACACTGTAGAAGATATATTAGACTGTCAGTGTATTACAGAGTGAAGATGAATCCTGaagtattttttaaaataaaaagtgtggtAAAGGAATAACATTGTGTTTTCTCTATGGTTATTATCAGAGTACTCTGAGGTTAATATTTAAAAgacctaaaaaatattttatttgactttttccaAGCAAACAAATGGTTCTATGGAACTGACATTACTTGTATCTGCCCAAATCCGTCACAGCTCATATTGGCTATAGTTTCATTAGAAATTCTGAAAGCATGAATCATTTACTTCTTAATTTAAGTCTCTATTAAATGTAAGGCAGTTTTGAATAGAAAGCTACCTAGCTTTCAGTAAAAATTGAAAGCTGCCTGCCTACTtatcaaacaaaaacatgaagtttGTTTTGATACTCATGTCCTCTTTGTGATAGCAGTGCTGACAATGGTGTCTTTCTATCCCATATAACTAGCTTCATACCTGGACGGAGGAGATGGTAATctcatgattatatatatatatatatatatatatatatatatatatatatacattaaaataatgattatacatagttatctttaaatattaataaaaattatatataatatatatatatatatatatatatatatatatagggctgtcaatcgattcaaatttttaatcaaattaatttcatggtgtcccgattaattaatcgtgattaatcgcatatacaaatatttgctgagaaagcccctcatataacaattactcaatatatattgattatacatagttatctataaatataaaaaaatatatatatatatatatatatatatatatatattagggctgtcgaattaacgtgttaattcagtgcgattaatttttacaaaaaaataaagcgTTAAAAAAATATACGCAATTAAtctgcccccggaccataataaggaagattcctgagaaatgcaagcttgtagtaccacctgtttactccagagggcagtaagtgaaatttcagctgtatgagcaatgtgcagtttatacagtgaagaaaacacttcagtagctacaacacaaacatgtgttacgttcttgcgttcaaaacactcgaaagagcgcaaatgtgatctaaggaatctcaagatgtgtttaaagattgagaattaaactatatttaatttgacacagtgacctaaacattttatgtttatgacgcaacacattACTTAgtaatgtctgacgcaggtgtaaattgatgggcccttaaacaagccctcataataaatctccacctgattgacaaattcacttgtgtaatggattgctgtgaactgtgtgtcaatgattgacttatgatcaataatatggtagtaaacaatacattgtattctaaagacactattgtattattttatcaatgatgaactgttctgccacaagaatgtaatgcatttgaattatctgaatatgtatatatatagtctCTATTAAatgagtctatatatatatatatatatatatatatatatatatatatatatatatatatatatatatatatatatatatattcagtatcaATGACAAAGAGAATTATATGGGTGTAGTTGTAGAGACCCATGTGTCATCATTTGATAGGAGAGATGATAAGAGCCACGCCAAACATTAAACTTTCATGAAGATCAGTTTTCAGATGTGGTTTTTGTGTAGACAGAAGACAATTCCCTGTGTACCTCCAAATGGACAGAAGATAATAATGAGGTCATGAAGGCAATCattattttttgtcttgtctCAAAATGGCCAATCTAACATTAAACCTTTTCATTTCATGTTCAGTATCTGTTACGTTTATAGTGATAGTTGTATAAGTTTTCCAGCCTGTGCAGTATTAACAGACTGAAAGATGCAGACATGCAGTTGAAGAAATGTCAACacagaaatgtaaaatatagCACTTTGCATAAAAATCGATTAGGATTCAGCACACCTACATCCCAACAGATTTCAGGCAGTGGTCAGCAAAAACTGGTTCCAGAAATCTTTTGCAATCTTCTGAGGCAAACTGCTTCAGTATAGATGTATATTTAACAGATTCTTTCATGGGCCATGTCCACAGTGATGCggtttcatttaaaaacacatctttttctgtATGTTTTGGCCTTACATCCACACTGTATTAGTGTTTTTGTCCAGCAAAAACAGAGCTTTAagaaaacgctctcccaagtggagACATTCGAAAACCCTCTatcacattgtagtgtggactgagAAAACAGTGATGTATTTGTTGTCGTAACACAGCCTTCTGGTCCATTCACcccaaaacaataaataaggCAGCCCATGTTGTACCGCCATTGTTGTACCTGCTATCCACTTTGAATGTCATGTTTAAGTTAAAGTTAAATGCTACTTTGTACAACTTTAACATTCACAGGTGAGGG
The Xyrauchen texanus isolate HMW12.3.18 chromosome 14, RBS_HiC_50CHRs, whole genome shotgun sequence genome window above contains:
- the arl4cb gene encoding ADP-ribosylation factor-like 4Cb; this translates as MGNNFSNISSFQSLHIVMLGLDSAGKTTVLYRLKFNEFVNTVPTIGFNTEKIKLSNGTAKGISCHFWDVGGQEKLRPLWKSYSRCTDGIIYVVDSVDVDRLEEAKTELHKVTKFAENQGTPLLVIANKQDLPKSLPVADIEKQLALQELTPATTYHIQPACAIIGEGLHEGMDKLYEMIVKRRKTIKQKKKR